From the Tenacibaculum dicentrarchi genome, the window TACTACAGCATGCCCTGCTGTAATATTAGCAAATAAACGTACAAATAATGAAAATGGCTTTGTTAAAATTCCTAAAAATTCGATAGGAGCTAAAACAAACTTCATTAAAACAGGTACACCTGGCATCCAGAAAATGTGTTTCCAATAATCTTTATTCGCTGAAAACTGTACGATAAAAAAGGTAAAAAGAGCTAAACAGACTGTTACAGCTAGTTGTCCTGTAATGTTAAATCCTAAAGGAGTTAAACCTAATAAGTTCGAAATCCAGATAAAAAAGAAAACAGTTAATAAAAAGCCCATAAATTTACGGTAATGCTTTTCACCAATATTTGGCCTTGCTATTTCATCTCTAACATATAATACTAAAGGCTCTAAAACTCTTGCAAAACCTGTTGGTATTGCTCCTTTTTTGTATCCTTTAGCTAATGATCTGAAACCAAATATCATTAATAAACCTACTAAAAACATTCCTACAACACTTTTTGTTATAGAAAAATCTAATGCTTTATGAGCATTTGTAGCATGGTGAGCTTCATCAAAAGAAACAGCTGTTTCTCCTTCATTTAACTCATATATTTTACTATGTATTTTAGCTAACTGTACTCCATCCGCTGGTACAACTACATGACCATCATCATTATGATGAAAAGCTGATGACATAAAAGTTCTTAACCCTTTGCTTGTCCAAACAATAACTGGTAAAGGAACACCTACGTGTTTTCTTTCATTTTTATCATTTGTATAAGAAAACAAATTAAAATCATGTGAATCTGCTAAGTGATGATTTTTATAAGCTTCAATTTCAGCCTTTGTGTTTACACGGCCTCCGTCTTGTTCTACAATGTGCTCATCTCCCTGTAATACAGTGTGTTCATTTTTATGTTCACCTTCTTGTAAAGTAGTATTTCCACCTTCAGCGAACACTGAAAATGATGTAAAAACTAATGCAAGTATTGTTAAAAACTTGATAGATTTTTTTGCTATCATCATATCTTAAATTTGAATATAGGTTTAAGGTCTGTAAATTTCCGTGCAAAGGTACATATTGTAATTAAAACTACAAACCGTTTTCTATCTTAGTTTTAATACAAATTTAACATGCTGTTAAAAGTTTAGCTAAAAAACTAAACTACTTATTGTTCAGTAACTTAAAAATACCTAATGCTTCAGTTATCAAAAATAAAAATAAAGGTATTACTAAAGAAACCTTTTCTGGTTGACTGAGCTGTACACCTGTAAATACATCCTTTTGAAATATTAACACAAAAAAACCGATCTTTAAAAGCATAGACGCCAAATAACCATACCCAGCTTCATTAGGCATTTGACTTGCAAGAAGTTCAAACAAAGCATATATAATACTTGTAGCTACTACATGAAATAAATACACTGAAAATAAGGAATATGATATGACATCGCCACGCATATTTAAAATAGTATTATGAGAAATATAACCCACCGCAAATAATAACATTATAAAGGTGATAAAATATAAAATACGTTTAATCATTTTTTTACTTAAATATTTATTTAGATAATTTTGAAACTTGAGATATTACCGAAAACATCGCTCCAAAAACAGCTACCAAAGTACAAACCTTAGTATATAATTCATTTTCATTCCCATAGCTTAAGTCTAGCCATTCGCCAAGTTTATTTCCTAAATAAATAGTCAAACCCATTTGAAAAGCAATACCAGTAAAGCGAAGGTACTTACTAAGCGGTTTTTTCTTTTTTTCCATTGCTGTTCAATTCTTTTACCGATCCTTTCATTGCACAAGTTGCATTAAATGAAGCTCCTGGTTCTACTGAAAGCTTGCCGATAATAACATCACCATTAATAGTTGCTGCTGTTTTTACCGTTAAGGTGTTTGAAACGACTAATTCACCTGAAAACTTTCCTTCAATATCGGCGTTCGCACATTCTATTTTTCCTTTAATAAAACCTGCTTCACCAATAATAACCCTTCCGTTGGTTTTAATTGTTCCTTCTAAAGTTCCATCAATTCTAAAATCTCCTTCTGAAATAATATCACCCTTTATTTGTGTATTTTTACCAATAACATTTCTTTCTGAAACTTTAACTTCACTTGTTTTTTTACTCTCTTTACTAAACATCTTTTAGGTAATTTATTTTTTAAATTTTTCTAATATTTCTATTGCTTTAAGACCTTCGGGCCTATCAGCATACCGAATTGCTATAAACTCTAACGCTTTAATATATGCCTCTTTATTTTCTTGTTTACCAATAGCCAATGCTTTTAAAAACAAAAATTTAGGTATTAATATTGATTCTTTAACCGTTAAAGATACCGCTTCTACTTGTTTTATAACTTGTTCAAATTTATTTTCTTTATACAAGTAATATATTTCTTTATACCTATTTAAAAGCGCATCTTCTTTTTTGTTTGCTACTACTTTTTTTGTTGGATTTCTTATAATTTCAGCAAATGTTGTTGGCGCATATTTTGTTAAAATTATATTTTTATAATATCCTGCTTTAGCTACATTATTTTCTAGCCTATATAGTTGATATAAATGATAACTTATTGGCAATTCTAAGCTAGTATCTTGTTTTTTAAGTTGTTCTTTTTGCGCACGGGCTAAATTTTTGATAGCAAGATTGTTATTTTTAAACTGCTCTTTATAAATTAAACCTAACTGATACAACGCATCATTACGACTCTCTATTAAGCTTGTAATTATTTTTTTATCCGAAGGAATTTCGTTTAAATAGGTCGATAATTCGTAACGCAAATTAACTTCTGGTTTCGTTAAAATAGCATCATCATCTCTTTCGTTATTTTTACTAGATTTATCCGACAATCGCCAATTATCTTCTAAAGGACGTGTTCCCCAAACTTTCTGAAAATTTGCTTTTCCAAAAGCCAATACCTGCATATTATAAAAATACCACTTACCTTTATTACTAGTGGTATTAATTCCGCTACTTGTTCCAAAAGAACTTCCAAAATTCTGAGCATTTAATAAGAGTTGCTTTTTATCTTGATCTTCTTTTTTAATTTTTTCGATATACTTCTCAAAAAAAGAAGTACGTTCGGTAATTGGCATTGCTACTAATTTTAAAATACTATCATTTGTAGTAACAAGATTTTCATATTCTCGTAACCTTGTTAACCCTTTATTTTTTCTTCGGATTCTTCTAATGCGTTTTTCATTTATAAACTCTTTAGGAGTTACCGTTAAAACGCTGTCATAATAAGCACCTGCCAACACATATTTTTGTTTATCAAAAGCGATAGCCCCTAAACGCTGGTAAGCATATGTTTTTTGATAGTCGTTATTATGTTTGGCTTTTATCGATTTTTTAAAATAATCAATTGCATTATCGGTTTTATTGCGCCCTAATTCTAAAACACCCGCCTGATAATAAAGCGCATTCAAAAACTTTCGATTATCAGAATTTCTGATTAATTTTTTCAATTTTGATAAAACAACAATCGATGCTGAATCGTTTGGCGTATTTTTAGCCATTTCAATACTTGCACGAATACGATATTTATGCGGAGCCTTTCTAGTTTCTGATAATTTTTTAAACACAGCACGTGCAGAATCTTTATAATTTAATTCACTATAAATTTGCCCTAAAACGAACATATTACGCCCCGCTTGTTCTTTATTTTTAAATATTTTTGAAGCCGCCGTTAAATGTTCAATTACCTTTTGAATGGTATCTGTTTTTTGATACGCCATTGCCATTGCGGTGTGTGCTTGCTCTTTTATTACATCAGGAAGTTCGGCTTCATTTTCTTCTACTTCTAATAAAAATTTTAGCGATTCTATGGCTAATTTTTCATTATCTAAGCGAATATTTGTTTTAGCCCGCCACACTTTTGTTTCATTAATTAAACTCGCATTTGGGTAATTCGCAATAATATAATTAAACGCTTCAATTGCGGGTACAAAACGCTGTGTATAATACCGTGATTTTCCTAATAATAAATACGCATCATCAATCTGCCTATTTTTTTCATAACCATTAATATTCATCGAATGCTTTTGAATGGCTTTTACTGCTTTCTCTTCTGCTTTATCAAACATTGTTAAAACTTCTTCTTCCTGATCAACATCACTCATATCAAACCCTGAACCAGGTTGTAAAACAGGCAATATAATTTTATCAGCTTCAAAAGTAATCGGTTCTATTTGTAAAGGTTTCCAAAAATTATCTTTATGCTTGGCGCTAACCTCTTCTAGCCCTTTTAAATAAGCTTGTTCACCATTAAAAAGCACATTATACTTTGTGGTAAGCGCATGAAAATTTCGATTTAAAAAAGCATCTTTTTTTACACTACAAGAATATACTGTAGCTAAAAGAAGATTAAAAACTAAAATTTTGGATAGTTTATTCATATCATTATACTTTACTCTACAACAAAAATATAAGTAATTTTATTGCACGTAAAAGCGTAAAAATAGCAATAAAAAGATAATTTTCAGCCTCCTTATTAAATTTAAACATCATCAAGTTCTAAAACACGGTTTGTAATTAAACCTTTATTTTTTGTCAAATAGTGCTATTTTAAAAATAATTAGAAGCAATTTCCCGCTTTCCGCACTCGCTCTTTTTTGAAAAAAAATCAAAAAAGGAGCTCAAACAATTGCTACAATCGGGGCTAGGCATTTGTACTAAAAAGTAAAAATAGTACTTCAAACAAAATTTAGAACCTCTTAAAAAGAATCACACTGTTAGAGCCTGTTTAAAAATTAAATAAACTGTCAGTTCGAGTGATTTTTTTCCTTCAAAAAAATTGTATCGAGAACTTTTTTGCATAAAATTCATCAATATAAAAGAATCAAATTCTCGATACAATTTTAATTCCTTTTAGTCATTCAAATCACTCGAATTGACAAGAATCATCAAAAAAAGTTAAAAAATACGGCAAATAAGGATGAGAAACTTAAGCTAAAATCCCTTTGACGTGTTCGATTTCTTATTTTTACGTTACAAAATCTTTTAGATAAAATTTAAACAAGCTCTTCTCTTTTTATAAAAAACATAAAAAAAAGCATCAATTTAAAATTGATGCTTTTTTGAATATTATTCTTTAAACAATAACTATTTTATTTTCATTGATTTTGCAATTGCCTCTAATTCAAACAGAAAATCACGTTTATTTACAGAAGGAGCATAAGTGAATCCTTCAAAAACAACCAAGCGATTATTTTTTTTATCAATAATGGTATAATTAATAAACGGCCCTGCCATAAAATCATTTTTAACTTCCCATTTCCCACGAGTTTCGTAAGCTTTTTTACCATCGATTATAGCATCAAAAGTAAAAGGAGTGTAAGCTTGTTCGGTAATCATATACATACCTTTTTTACTTCCAGGAATATGTTTTTTACCAATCGTATCACGTACTGCGGTTATATTATCGGCAACTTTATTTTCATCACCTAAAGGAATTGTATAAATTAATACATTGTTTGTTCCATCGCCACGAGCAATACCACTTCTTAAGTGCTGACGAAACCAAATAAAATCACCCGAATCTTCTACCAATTTAAATCGTTTAGGAATATCGATAGTAAATCCTATATTTTTTATGGTTTTAAAGCCTGTTTCATCAATACGTTCTTTTTTGAATATTTTTTGTGTAAACTCAATATCTTCATCTTTAAATAACTTGATAATTTCTTTACCTCTTTTATCTAACATATTTAAAACTCCTTCTTTATTTTTAGCCGTAGCATGCACAATAATTTGAGGTTTTGCATACCTATTTTTTTCAACAGTAATAGTTTCTTTTTCGCCTTGTTTAATTATTAAAACAGCTTTTGAATGACGCATAAAACTACTAAAGCCACTAGGGTCTATTTGACTAACCGACAACAAGGTTTCTGGCTGTGGCAAGCCCACTTGATGTTCACCAAAAACAGTACGTATTTTATTTCCAATTTTCCCTTCCCAATCTAACGCTTTTACAACCACCATTATTTTATTGGTGTTACCGTTAGATGTTGGCAAAGTATAGCCATCTTTTCCTGTAGTAGTATTACATGATATGGCAAAAATCACTAAAAAAAGTAAGCCTATTATTTTTTTCATAATTCGTTGTTTTTATAACTTTTTAACAGCTTGTGCTTGGTATGTTTTTAAAAAAAATTAAAAGAATAAGTTAACTCTTAAAAATTTTGAGTTTCATTCCTGGTTTCAAACTTTTAACACTCCAAATATTGTTCCATTTTTTAATTTGATCAATAGAAACTGACGGATATTTTTTTGAAATAGTCCATAGCGAATCACCTCTTTCTACCACATACACTTTATGCGGCCCTTTTGGAAGTTTATTTTTTTTACGAATTACTTTTTTATGAGCCGTTAATTTCTTTGGGTAAATTTTTAAACGCTGTCCTATTTTTAATCGATGAGAACGCATACCATTCCAACGCTTAATTTGGCTTACTTTTACTCCAAATTTATTAGCTATTTTCCCTAAATAATCGCCGTTACGCACTTTATAACGTGTTTGTTTATCTTCTTCAAAATACTTCGGCAATGGCTTTTCTCGTTTGCTATCTTCTATGTTTGCCAATACATAAATATCTTGTTCTTTCTCTAAAAAATCAATTACATGTTTTTTAGGTAATCGAACTGCGTAATTTTTATTTTCGGCATACGGAATCACCGCTAATTTATATGACGGATTTAAAAATGATAATAATTCGGTATCAATATTTGTTTTTGCTGAAATCTGGTCAAAAGTAACCGTTCTTTTAACCTGAATTGTATCTGTTTCAAAATGATAAATAGTTGGTGGTTCAGGATAAATATTATGTGCTTCAGCATATTCAAAAATATACATCGTTGCATAAAAAGCAGGAACATA encodes:
- a CDS encoding AtpZ/AtpI family protein, with translation MEKKKKPLSKYLRFTGIAFQMGLTIYLGNKLGEWLDLSYGNENELYTKVCTLVAVFGAMFSVISQVSKLSK
- a CDS encoding DUF4837 family protein; this translates as MKKIIGLLFLVIFAISCNTTTGKDGYTLPTSNGNTNKIMVVVKALDWEGKIGNKIRTVFGEHQVGLPQPETLLSVSQIDPSGFSSFMRHSKAVLIIKQGEKETITVEKNRYAKPQIIVHATAKNKEGVLNMLDKRGKEIIKLFKDEDIEFTQKIFKKERIDETGFKTIKNIGFTIDIPKRFKLVEDSGDFIWFRQHLRSGIARGDGTNNVLIYTIPLGDENKVADNITAVRDTIGKKHIPGSKKGMYMITEQAYTPFTFDAIIDGKKAYETRGKWEVKNDFMAGPFINYTIIDKKNNRLVVFEGFTYAPSVNKRDFLFELEAIAKSMKIK
- a CDS encoding tetratricopeptide repeat protein; protein product: MNKLSKILVFNLLLATVYSCSVKKDAFLNRNFHALTTKYNVLFNGEQAYLKGLEEVSAKHKDNFWKPLQIEPITFEADKIILPVLQPGSGFDMSDVDQEEEVLTMFDKAEEKAVKAIQKHSMNINGYEKNRQIDDAYLLLGKSRYYTQRFVPAIEAFNYIIANYPNASLINETKVWRAKTNIRLDNEKLAIESLKFLLEVEENEAELPDVIKEQAHTAMAMAYQKTDTIQKVIEHLTAASKIFKNKEQAGRNMFVLGQIYSELNYKDSARAVFKKLSETRKAPHKYRIRASIEMAKNTPNDSASIVVLSKLKKLIRNSDNRKFLNALYYQAGVLELGRNKTDNAIDYFKKSIKAKHNNDYQKTYAYQRLGAIAFDKQKYVLAGAYYDSVLTVTPKEFINEKRIRRIRRKNKGLTRLREYENLVTTNDSILKLVAMPITERTSFFEKYIEKIKKEDQDKKQLLLNAQNFGSSFGTSSGINTTSNKGKWYFYNMQVLAFGKANFQKVWGTRPLEDNWRLSDKSSKNNERDDDAILTKPEVNLRYELSTYLNEIPSDKKIITSLIESRNDALYQLGLIYKEQFKNNNLAIKNLARAQKEQLKKQDTSLELPISYHLYQLYRLENNVAKAGYYKNIILTKYAPTTFAEIIRNPTKKVVANKKEDALLNRYKEIYYLYKENKFEQVIKQVEAVSLTVKESILIPKFLFLKALAIGKQENKEAYIKALEFIAIRYADRPEGLKAIEILEKFKK
- a CDS encoding DUF6168 family protein, giving the protein MIKRILYFITFIMLLFAVGYISHNTILNMRGDVISYSLFSVYLFHVVATSIIYALFELLASQMPNEAGYGYLASMLLKIGFFVLIFQKDVFTGVQLSQPEKVSLVIPLFLFLITEALGIFKLLNNK
- the atpB gene encoding F0F1 ATP synthase subunit A, translated to MMIAKKSIKFLTILALVFTSFSVFAEGGNTTLQEGEHKNEHTVLQGDEHIVEQDGGRVNTKAEIEAYKNHHLADSHDFNLFSYTNDKNERKHVGVPLPVIVWTSKGLRTFMSSAFHHNDDGHVVVPADGVQLAKIHSKIYELNEGETAVSFDEAHHATNAHKALDFSITKSVVGMFLVGLLMIFGFRSLAKGYKKGAIPTGFARVLEPLVLYVRDEIARPNIGEKHYRKFMGFLLTVFFFIWISNLLGLTPLGFNITGQLAVTVCLALFTFFIVQFSANKDYWKHIFWMPGVPVLMKFVLAPIEFLGILTKPFSLFVRLFANITAGHAVVMGIAALMITLKAKFGTAGATTVSVFLTLFLTLIEVLVAFLQAYIFTMLSSLFIGMAVEEHDHH
- a CDS encoding bactofilin family protein, producing the protein MFSKESKKTSEVKVSERNVIGKNTQIKGDIISEGDFRIDGTLEGTIKTNGRVIIGEAGFIKGKIECANADIEGKFSGELVVSNTLTVKTAATINGDVIIGKLSVEPGASFNATCAMKGSVKELNSNGKKEKTA